The window CGCGCGAAACCGCTCGACCAGCCCCTTCGAATAATCGAGCCGGTCCACGCTCATGATCAGCTTGCGCGAATGCAGCGTCGCTTTCATCGTGCGTACCGGTTTGCCGCGCTCGCCCGCTTTCGCGAGTTCGGCGATCTCGTCCGGATAGACGCCGATCGGATAAGCGGCCGCGCGCAGTGTGCGGCCGAATGCATGAATCGTCGACGGACCGCTTACCGCCAGATCGACCGAACCGTTCGCCTCGTTGACGATGTAATCGCAGAACGCGCGCAGATCGGGCGCCGTCTGGAAGCCGAGCAGGTCGAACGAACAGAGCGCTTCGACCAGTTCGCGATGCGGCGGCACCGCCAGCAACACCTGCGAAGCCGGAAACGGAATATGTAGAAAGAAGCCGATGCGATTCTTCACGCCGGCCGCACGCAGCGCCTGCGCGAACGGGATCAGGTGATAGTCGTGTACCCAGATAACGTCGTCGTCGCGCAGCAGCGGCACGAGTTGCTGCGCGAGCCACGCGTTGACGCGCCAGTAGCCTTCGAAATCGTGCCGGTCGTACTGCACCAGGTCCGCGCGATAGTGGAACGCCGGCCACAGCGTCGCGTTCGAGAACCCGCGATAGTACTGATCGTAGTCGCGCCGCATCAGCGCAATAGTCGCGAAGGTCACCGGCCCGCGCTCTTCGACCTTGATCTGCGGCTGACCCGAGCTGAGCACGTCGCCGCTCCAGCCGAACCACATGCCGCCGGTTTCCTTCAGCGCGTCGTACACGCCGACCGCCAGACCGCCCGCCGCCGGACCGCCCTCCGAGATCGGCGCAACCCGGTTCGATACGATGATCAGTCGACTCATGAAGCGCGATTCCCGAAGCAATACGTTGAGTTTTTCAAACGATGCGGCGCGGCTCTCATGCTGCGCGCGCCGCCGTGACGATCGCGCCGAGCCAGTCGAGCAGCGCCGGCACCGAGTCGATGCGCGTGTGCGCCAGCGTCTCGCCCGCGCCGACCTTGATCGACAGTCCGGCGCGCTCGTTGACGACCGCGAAGCCTTTTTCGTCGGTCAGGTCGTCGCCGGCGAATACCGGACGGCGGCCGACGAACGGCGGCTCCTCGAGGAACGCGCGCATCGCGCGGCCCTTGTCGACGTCTTTCGGTTTGATTTCGTAGACCATCTTGCCCGGCTGCAGCACGTAGGCGCCGGGATAATCGGCCACCAGCCGCTCGGTCGCCTCGCGCGCGAGCGGCTCGCGGTCCGGCGCATTGCGGTAGTGCAACGCGAGCGCTGCGCCCTTGATCTCCAGCAGCATGCCGGGATGCTCGTTGACGACCTGCGCGAGCACCTGCTCCATGCGCAGCAGCCGCTCGTCGTGAAAGCCGATCCGCTGCGTGTCGCCGTTCGCGTCGCGCCGTTCGGCGCCGTGCAAACCGGCAATCGGCAGATCGGGCATACCGAGAAAACCGTCGATACTGTCGATACCCCGCCCCGACACGATCGCGACCGCGCCGTTCGTCAGACTGCGCAGCTCGGCGAGCAGCGTGATCACGCGGGGTTCCACCAGCACGCCGTCCGGCGTGGGCGCGAGTTCGACCAGCGTGCCGTCGAAATCGAAGAAAAATGCCGTCTCGCTCGGAGACAGAACAACCGGAAGTGCTTGCATCGGAGTGTTTTGCCTTTCAGCCTTCTGCGGCCGGAAAAGTGTGCGCATCTTACCGCGCATCGGTCAATTTTTCGAGAAAGTAAGCCAGGACACAAGCCCAGCCGGGCGGCGCGTCCTTTAGCGTCAGCCAATCGCGTTCAAAAGCCGAACATTCCGGCTTCAGCGAGCTTTCAGCGGGCTGCGTCAAATTGCCTCGCAAACGGCGCGCCCGCAGGCGCTGCGCGGCGTCGACGGTGATTTTGCGATACAGTCGCTGCCACGCGGATCATGGCCGCCACCACGCTGTTGTGCGTGCCATGACGGGCCACGCGCACTGTGTGTGGATCGAGCGGCGCCGTTCGGAGGCAGCCCCGGGACAACCGGCCAGGCCCTCTCACAGACGACGCTGCGCGCCGCGCCACAGGCACATCATGCGCCGCTCTTCAATCGAGTCATTGAACCCTGCTTTGTTCCCGATCCTCTCCTCCCGACCGTCGCCACCGGCCCATGCGCCGCGCCGTCAGCCCTGGTTCGCGCGACGATTCGCGCTGAGCCTCGTGCTGGCCGCCGGCGCGCTCACGTCGCTGGCCGCTTGCACGCATCGCACCGAAACGTGGCAACTGACCGATGTGACCGGCCATCTGCCGGACCTCGACTTCAAGCTCACCGGCGACGACGGCCGTCCCGTGACCGGCGAGTCGTTCAAAGGCCGTATCTCGCTCGTCTACTTCGGCTACACGCATTGTCCGGACGTCTGCCCTGAAACGATGGGCCGCCTGATGCAGGTGCTCGCCAAACTCG is drawn from Burkholderia sp. 9120 and contains these coding sequences:
- a CDS encoding SCO family protein, giving the protein MNPALFPILSSRPSPPAHAPRRQPWFARRFALSLVLAAGALTSLAACTHRTETWQLTDVTGHLPDLDFKLTGDDGRPVTGESFKGRISLVYFGYTHCPDVCPETMGRLMQVLAKLGPDAQKVRILFITVDPARDTPQALRDYVGAFDAQHAEGLTGTDWQIESLAKRYRVAYQMEKRDPNGGYEVTHSSAVYVFDQQGHARLLATDHDTPDAIAQDLRRIVDDRS
- the otsA gene encoding alpha,alpha-trehalose-phosphate synthase (UDP-forming), with amino-acid sequence MSRLIIVSNRVAPISEGGPAAGGLAVGVYDALKETGGMWFGWSGDVLSSGQPQIKVEERGPVTFATIALMRRDYDQYYRGFSNATLWPAFHYRADLVQYDRHDFEGYWRVNAWLAQQLVPLLRDDDVIWVHDYHLIPFAQALRAAGVKNRIGFFLHIPFPASQVLLAVPPHRELVEALCSFDLLGFQTAPDLRAFCDYIVNEANGSVDLAVSGPSTIHAFGRTLRAAAYPIGVYPDEIAELAKAGERGKPVRTMKATLHSRKLIMSVDRLDYSKGLVERFRAFERLLEHHTGQRNKVSFLQIAPPTRADLHAYQDIRLQLEGESGRINGRFAELDWTPILYIHKQYERSVLAALFRTAHVGYVTPLRDGMNLVAKEYVSAQDPENPGVLVLSRFAGAAQELDGALIVNPVDIDGMAEALARALEMPLAERQARHRDMMVQLRENNVSVWRDNFMRDLQGADGAKRTGNGKKRTAPGKKAASASLVG
- the otsB gene encoding trehalose-phosphatase, with product MQALPVVLSPSETAFFFDFDGTLVELAPTPDGVLVEPRVITLLAELRSLTNGAVAIVSGRGIDSIDGFLGMPDLPIAGLHGAERRDANGDTQRIGFHDERLLRMEQVLAQVVNEHPGMLLEIKGAALALHYRNAPDREPLAREATERLVADYPGAYVLQPGKMVYEIKPKDVDKGRAMRAFLEEPPFVGRRPVFAGDDLTDEKGFAVVNERAGLSIKVGAGETLAHTRIDSVPALLDWLGAIVTAARAA